A single region of the Gasterosteus aculeatus chromosome 1, fGasAcu3.hap1.1, whole genome shotgun sequence genome encodes:
- the LOC120823849 gene encoding zona pellucida-like domain-containing protein 1 isoform X2 codes for MTAYRNMRVVILACQLCLILRIEAQIPPPCIGSSSTRPPENSDINVTCGSEYMSLRIYLCPMYQALYNETQMVLNNQINKPQCYGTPDWTANPPVLTFRFPLNDSSISSCNNKLEITNKAGTGDFADFSNVQFVNISGAVTSIDPSVSITYRSLLLYMYSCAYPMQYIVNNTQLSVSGMNLAIQDNNGSFISTLSMQLFQDDLYTQKLAIPPTGLNLKTKIFVMVKATNLTNKFNVLLDRCFATTSPYAVRTTFYDLFVGCQKDPQTKVELNGASQSAKFSFEAFRFVQDNGKPISTFFIHCVTRLCEVSSCSQLQPVCNGAGRRKREAPDVSPNATLTSPVILVGKQSTDAQNFAASYGVSSESNYSGPVVGVIVCVVILSILLVAMAAYFVVTVRRRKSIAR; via the exons AAAATTCGGACATAAATGTGACCTGTGGCTCTGAGTATATGTCCCTGCGCATCTACCTTTGTCCGATGTACCAAGCTCTATACAATGAGACTCAGATGGTCCTCAATAATCAGATAAACAAACCGCAGTGCTATGGGACTCCTGACTGGACCGCCAACCCGCCAGTTTTAACGTTCAGATTCCCCCTGAATGACAGTTCTATCTCATCCTGCAATAATAAGTTGGAG ATAACCAATAAGGCTGGGACTGGAGATTTTGCTGACTTCTCGAACGTCCAGTTCGTCAACATCTCTGGCGCTGTTACCTCGATAGACCCGTCTGTGTCCATCACCTATCGCTCTCTGCTCCTGTACATGTACTCCTGCGCTTACCCGATGCAGTACATCGTGAACAACACTCAGCtgagcgt TTCAGGTATGAATCTTGCCATACAAGACAACAACGGCAGCTTCATCAGCACACTGAGTATGCAGCTCTTCCAG GATGACCTCTACACACAGAAACTTGCCATCCCACCAACTGGGCTAAACCTGAAGACCAAGATCTTTGTTATGGTTAAGGCCACCAATCTGACAAACAA GTTCAACGTGTTGCTGGACAGATGTTTCGCAACAACAAGTCCTTACGCCGTGCGGACCACCTTTTATGACCTCTTTGTTGG GTGCCAAAAAGACCCTCAAACCAAAGTGGAGCTGAATGGGGCGTCCCAGAGTGCAAAATTCTCCTTTGAGGCCTTCAGATTTGTGCAGGACAACGGAAAACCAATTTCCACTTTCTTCATACACTGCGTCACCAGGCTGTGTGAGGTGTCCTCATGTAGCCAATTACAGCCG GTTTGCAATGGAGccggaaggagaaagagagaggcacCAGATGTGTCGCCCAACGCTACATTAACCTCGCCTGTCATTCTTGTGGGGAAACAAAGCACCG ATGCTCAGAATTTTGCTGCTTCCTACG GCGTATCATCTGAGAGCAACTACAGCGGCCCCGTGGTCGGTGTTATTGTCTGCGTGGTGATCTTATCTATTCTTCTCGTCGCCATGGCTGCCTACTTTGTGGTGActgtcagaagaagaaaatcaatCGCCCGTTAA
- the LOC120823849 gene encoding zona pellucida-like domain-containing protein 1 isoform X1, with translation MTAYRNMRVVILACQLCLILRIEAQIPPPCIGSSSTRPPENSDINVTCGSEYMSLRIYLCPMYQALYNETQMVLNNQINKPQCYGTPDWTANPPVLTFRFPLNDSSISSCNNKLEITNKAGTGDFADFSNVQFVNISGAVTSIDPSVSITYRSLLLYMYSCAYPMQYIVNNTQLSVSGMNLAIQDNNGSFISTLSMQLFQDDLYTQKLAIPPTGLNLKTKIFVMVKATNLTNKFNVLLDRCFATTSPYAVRTTFYDLFVGCQKDPQTKVELNGASQSAKFSFEAFRFVQDNGKPISTFFIHCVTRLCEVSSCSQLQPVCNGAGRRKREAPDVSPNATLTSPVILVGKQSTEDAQNFAASYGVSSESNYSGPVVGVIVCVVILSILLVAMAAYFVVTVRRRKSIAR, from the exons AAAATTCGGACATAAATGTGACCTGTGGCTCTGAGTATATGTCCCTGCGCATCTACCTTTGTCCGATGTACCAAGCTCTATACAATGAGACTCAGATGGTCCTCAATAATCAGATAAACAAACCGCAGTGCTATGGGACTCCTGACTGGACCGCCAACCCGCCAGTTTTAACGTTCAGATTCCCCCTGAATGACAGTTCTATCTCATCCTGCAATAATAAGTTGGAG ATAACCAATAAGGCTGGGACTGGAGATTTTGCTGACTTCTCGAACGTCCAGTTCGTCAACATCTCTGGCGCTGTTACCTCGATAGACCCGTCTGTGTCCATCACCTATCGCTCTCTGCTCCTGTACATGTACTCCTGCGCTTACCCGATGCAGTACATCGTGAACAACACTCAGCtgagcgt TTCAGGTATGAATCTTGCCATACAAGACAACAACGGCAGCTTCATCAGCACACTGAGTATGCAGCTCTTCCAG GATGACCTCTACACACAGAAACTTGCCATCCCACCAACTGGGCTAAACCTGAAGACCAAGATCTTTGTTATGGTTAAGGCCACCAATCTGACAAACAA GTTCAACGTGTTGCTGGACAGATGTTTCGCAACAACAAGTCCTTACGCCGTGCGGACCACCTTTTATGACCTCTTTGTTGG GTGCCAAAAAGACCCTCAAACCAAAGTGGAGCTGAATGGGGCGTCCCAGAGTGCAAAATTCTCCTTTGAGGCCTTCAGATTTGTGCAGGACAACGGAAAACCAATTTCCACTTTCTTCATACACTGCGTCACCAGGCTGTGTGAGGTGTCCTCATGTAGCCAATTACAGCCG GTTTGCAATGGAGccggaaggagaaagagagaggcacCAGATGTGTCGCCCAACGCTACATTAACCTCGCCTGTCATTCTTGTGGGGAAACAAAGCACCG aagATGCTCAGAATTTTGCTGCTTCCTACG GCGTATCATCTGAGAGCAACTACAGCGGCCCCGTGGTCGGTGTTATTGTCTGCGTGGTGATCTTATCTATTCTTCTCGTCGCCATGGCTGCCTACTTTGTGGTGActgtcagaagaagaaaatcaatCGCCCGTTAA